The Bos mutus isolate GX-2022 chromosome 12, NWIPB_WYAK_1.1, whole genome shotgun sequence genomic interval GCTGATCCGCGGGCAGTTCCTGGGCTCCCCACGGAAAACCTGcgggggagagaaagggaggcccGAGGAGAGCCGGACCCCACTGCCGGTCCGGCTGCACCTACTCCATGTTGCCCACAACGCGCCGGCCGCGGCGCCAGGAAGGGAAGAGCCGGCCAAACGCGCCTCACCGTGATCGCGGCTTTGCACCAACCCCTCTCCGTTGGATTCTCTTCTTTCCGAGATGTGCAAATAAATCCAGCCCTGATGCAAACTTTTTGCCTCTCCTTCCTTCCAAACTCTGCTTCAGTCTAACTTCTGAGCGATTGGCTGGacgagaaaaggagaggaaaaaaatccgGAGCCAAGTCCTAGCCGAAGAACACTCTGGAGTTCGGGGCTGGAGGCGACCCCCCTTCTAGAAGCGCACgcggagtatttttttttttccccccttttttctcAATGAACTGGAGGCCGAAGCGCCAACGGCGAGTCTCCTCTCCCAGATGAGCGAATTGAGAAAAGAAAACGGCCTTCGCGAGGACCTAAAAGCCAGATGGCCAAGTCGTGCAGCCACGGCCGCGTCCGAGCGGAGGCGGCGCGGGGGCGCGCGGGGCGGCGGGACGGGCCGAGCCGGGCCGGGCGGGCGCGGGGGCCTGGGCGCTGCGCGCTCCGCCGGCCCCTCTTCTCCGCTCGCGCTGCGGCGCGCAGCTCTCGGCGGTGCAGACTGGGCGTTGTGGAGGCGCGGCGGCGAGGCCGAGGCGGGGGCGGTGGGTgcgaaagaggaggaggaggaggagaaggaggagggtctGGGGCCCGGCCGCGGGGGGGGGCTCGCCGTTGGCCTGCGCCCTCGCCTTTCCGGAGGAGGCAGGGAGCTCTGCGGCGGCCGCGGCAGCAGTAAATGGCGTCATGTGGATCCGAGGCGGAACAGAGCAGTTGTTGTCCCAGAGGATATATCGCATCCGGTCCCAGCTCATTGGCTCCGCGGGGCTACATTCACTCACACTCCAGCGCCCGCCAGCGCTCCGAGCCGCAGGAGGCATTCAAAAGGGCAACCGCGCCGCCCCGCGCGTACCCGGGCCGGTCCTGCCGCCCGGGCCGCCGTCACGCGCGGTGCCCGCGGGGCCGGGCTGGGCACGGCGGGGTCAGTTGATCTAGTTTCAAGGAAACACTGACCTTAAAGTTTTCCCCAGAGGCCAGGAGGACG includes:
- the LOC138990213 gene encoding uncharacterized protein; its protein translation is MSELRKENGLREDLKARWPSRAATAASERRRRGGARGGGTGRAGPGGRGGLGAARSAGPSSPLALRRAALGGADWALWRRGGEAEAGAVGAKEEEEEEKEEGLGPGRGGGLAVGLRPRLSGGGRELCGGRGSSKWRHVDPRRNRAVVVPEDISHPVPAHWLRGATFTHTPAPASAPSRRRHSKGQPRRPARTRAGPAARAAVTRGARGAGLGTAGSVDLVSRKH